Below is a window of Deltaproteobacteria bacterium CG11_big_fil_rev_8_21_14_0_20_49_13 DNA.
CCTATAAACAGCGAAAAGGCACTTGAAATGCTTGGCACAACGGACGCCAAGGTCGAATATAAGCGCCCTAAAGAGACCCCTTTCTGGCAACAGTTCCTCATTTCATGGCTACCGATGCTCCTTCTCTTCGGCTTTTTCTTCTTTTCAATGCGCCAGATACAGGTCGGCCCCGGCGGCAAGGCGATGAGCTTTGGCCGAAGCAAGGCCCGCATGCTCACCGAAGATAAGCGTAAAGTGAACTTTGGCGATGTGGCCGGGATAGACGAGGCAAAAGAAGAGCTACAGGAGATCATCGATTTCCTGAAAACGCCTAAAAAGTTCACCGTCCTTGGAGGAAGGATACCAAAGGGTGTGTTGCTTCTTGGAAGCCCCGGATGCGGTAAGACCCTGCTTGCCCGTGCAGTTGCCGGTGAGGCCGGAGTTCCTTTCTTTTCCATTTCCGGTTCAGACTTTGTGGAGATGTTCGTAGGTGTCGGCGCAAGTCGTGTTCGCGATCTATTTGAACAGGGAAAGAAGAACGCCCCTTGTATCGTATTTATAGATGAGATCGATGCGGTGGGGCGCCACCGCGGCGCCGGCCTTGGCGGCGGTCACGACGAACGAGAACAGACCTTGAACCAGCTTCTTGTAGAGATGGACGGTTTTGAATCCAACGAAGGCGTCATTATCATGGCGGCGACCAACAGGCCCGACGTTCTGGACCCGGCGCTCCTAAGGCCCGGCCGATTTGACAGGCGTATCTACGTGCCTCGTCCCGATGTTAGAGGCCGCGAGGAGATATTAAAGGTTCACGCCAAAAAACTTGCGCTTGCAGACGGTGTGGATTTTTCTATAGTTGCAAGGGGAACGCCCGGTTTTTCAGGCGCCGACCTTGAGAGCGTGGTGAACGAAGCGGCCCTTCTTGCCGCCCGAAACGACAAAAAGTCGGTCGAAATGAGCGACTTTGAACTTGCAAAGGACAAGGTCCTTATGGGGAGCGAACGAAGGAGTCTTGTGATCACGCCGCAGGATAAGAAGATCACCGCCTACCACGAGGCGGGGCATACAATAGTTGCGAAACTGACCCCGGGTACCGATCCTATTCATAAGGTCACCATTATCCCTCGCGGAGCGGCATTAGGTCTGACTCAGCAACTTCCTACCGATGATCGTTACATGCAGAGCAGTCAGTTCTGCGAGGATAGCGTAGCCGTACTTCTTGGCGGGCGCGCCGCGGAAGAGGTGATATTTAATCAGCAGACGACGGGCGCCGGAAACGACATAGAACGCGCAACGGAGCTGGCGCGCAAAATGGTCTGCGAATGGGGTATGAGCGAAAAGATGGGTCCGATGGCCTTTGGCAAAAAGGAAGAGGCCATATTCCTGGGCCGCGAGATAGCCCAGCACTCCGACTACAGCGAACAGACGGCGCTTGACATAGACACCGAGATAAAAAGGATCGTCATGGCCAATTATGTGCGCGCCAAGAAGCTCCTGCAGGACAATGTATCCAAGGTACATGCGCTGGCCGGGGCGCTTCTTGAAAAAGAATCTCTCGACAAGGATCAGATCGAACAGATATTAAGCGCGTAGGATTGTTCTGTCGTTCCCTCGAAATCGGAAATCTAGTCTGTTCACGAGGTCCCCGTTTTCGCGGGGGACGGCATTGAAATTTATGAACGATGTTTGTACAATTTCTGATTTTACCAAGCCAGTTATAATGGGCATTCTTAATGTTACTCCCGATTCATTTTCGGACGGCGGAACGTTCTATAATCACGATGTGGCTGTCGCTCACGCCCTTAAGATGGCGGATGAAGGGGCCGATATAATTGACATCGGCGGCGAATCGAGCCGTCCCGGGAGTCTTCCCGTTTCTGTGGAAGAAGAGCTCGGAAGAGTGATAACTGTCATCTCCGCAATAAGACTAAAGAGCCAGATTCCCATTTCTATAGATACGGTCAAGGCTCCGGTCGCCAGGAAGGCTCTTGAATCTGGAGCCAACATGATAAACGACATCAGCGCCGGTTCCTTTGACCCCGAAATGTTCAAAGTGGCAGCCGATGCCGGTGTCCCGATATGCCTCATGCACTTAAGAGGAAGACCAAGAACCATGCAGTCGGGTAACATCCATTACGATGATGTTGTCCTGGAGATAGCCGAATATCTGAAAAAAAGAGCCGATACGGC
It encodes the following:
- the folP gene encoding dihydropteroate synthase — translated: MNDVCTISDFTKPVIMGILNVTPDSFSDGGTFYNHDVAVAHALKMADEGADIIDIGGESSRPGSLPVSVEEELGRVITVISAIRLKSQIPISIDTVKAPVARKALESGANMINDISAGSFDPEMFKVAADAGVPICLMHLRGRPRTMQSGNIHYDDVVLEIAEYLKKRADTAIKAGIRKENILIDPGIGFGKTAEHNVEILKRLKELKLLDYPIIIGASRKSFIGKILNNQNSKERLEGSLATVAVSYRNGANVFRVHDVGPTKKFLAVLSQF
- a CDS encoding cell division protein FtsH, which produces MKQSQKTLAMWLIIILVSISILHFMSQKPQGITEVGFSEFMEAIKSNQIAEVSIQGEEYTGRFKAGYKNGEYFVTIGPINSEKALEMLGTTDAKVEYKRPKETPFWQQFLISWLPMLLLFGFFFFSMRQIQVGPGGKAMSFGRSKARMLTEDKRKVNFGDVAGIDEAKEELQEIIDFLKTPKKFTVLGGRIPKGVLLLGSPGCGKTLLARAVAGEAGVPFFSISGSDFVEMFVGVGASRVRDLFEQGKKNAPCIVFIDEIDAVGRHRGAGLGGGHDEREQTLNQLLVEMDGFESNEGVIIMAATNRPDVLDPALLRPGRFDRRIYVPRPDVRGREEILKVHAKKLALADGVDFSIVARGTPGFSGADLESVVNEAALLAARNDKKSVEMSDFELAKDKVLMGSERRSLVITPQDKKITAYHEAGHTIVAKLTPGTDPIHKVTIIPRGAALGLTQQLPTDDRYMQSSQFCEDSVAVLLGGRAAEEVIFNQQTTGAGNDIERATELARKMVCEWGMSEKMGPMAFGKKEEAIFLGREIAQHSDYSEQTALDIDTEIKRIVMANYVRAKKLLQDNVSKVHALAGALLEKESLDKDQIEQILSA